A window of Lentibacillus sp. Marseille-P4043 contains these coding sequences:
- a CDS encoding DUF58 domain-containing protein encodes MMWQKEFGSTNSKNNDYLLAAIVVLIAISFFFKKPVLFLLVGLFTAFLVLNKWYGKKIGEKLELKNNRQVIRLFPGDETKMTFEFQNRSIFPIVNGEFQFQTEPAIQATKYVESTSKYWNQFHMPLSVIGKGKVTITLPIQAEKRGTSRVKNIQYRFPHLFNFDTVTLKYNPFFYMEYVVFPKPLPVNGLELLSYVTPGSQQMNFSPFEDVQSPRGTRAYSYSDPFHRINWKASAKTQELQTNVYDRVVDMSYVFIVNLGIKQGHSNTGQLNKDLEKLLAYTAYLCQYATEKGIPYQIAINARKPGKTPYVVMPEGEGKTHYVQALEMLAHIHPQAMVVPFTQMLFRVGQNFSKPKTIIIIGELPVEANQIIDKWKQKHIFHVESTKDGAFMNRWAKDGLDHAK; translated from the coding sequence ATGATGTGGCAAAAAGAATTCGGTTCGACAAATAGTAAAAATAATGACTATTTGCTAGCAGCAATAGTTGTGTTGATTGCGATTAGTTTCTTCTTTAAAAAGCCAGTACTGTTTCTGCTAGTTGGCTTATTTACCGCTTTTCTCGTGTTAAACAAATGGTATGGTAAAAAAATCGGTGAAAAACTGGAGTTAAAAAATAACCGTCAAGTGATACGTCTATTTCCTGGTGATGAAACGAAGATGACCTTTGAATTTCAAAACCGTTCCATTTTCCCAATCGTCAATGGGGAATTTCAGTTTCAAACAGAACCAGCTATTCAGGCAACTAAATATGTTGAATCAACAAGTAAGTATTGGAATCAATTCCACATGCCATTATCTGTGATTGGTAAAGGAAAGGTAACGATTACACTGCCGATTCAAGCGGAGAAACGGGGAACATCAAGAGTGAAAAATATCCAATATAGATTTCCCCATTTATTCAACTTTGATACAGTGACATTAAAGTATAATCCGTTCTTTTATATGGAATATGTTGTTTTTCCAAAACCACTTCCAGTAAATGGACTAGAATTATTATCTTACGTGACACCTGGCTCACAACAGATGAACTTCTCCCCGTTTGAAGATGTGCAAAGCCCACGTGGAACAAGAGCGTATAGCTATAGTGACCCATTCCACAGGATAAATTGGAAGGCAAGTGCGAAAACGCAGGAGTTACAAACGAATGTTTATGATAGGGTGGTTGATATGTCCTATGTATTTATCGTTAATCTTGGGATTAAGCAAGGACATAGTAATACAGGACAGCTTAATAAAGATTTGGAAAAATTACTCGCATATACGGCATATCTATGTCAATATGCGACCGAAAAAGGAATTCCGTATCAAATTGCGATTAATGCACGAAAGCCTGGTAAAACGCCATATGTAGTCATGCCAGAAGGGGAAGGAAAGACACATTATGTTCAGGCACTGGAGATGTTAGCACACATTCATCCACAGGCAATGGTTGTCCCGTTTACGCAAATGTTATTTCGGGTTGGACAGAATTTTTCCAAACCAAAAACAATTATTATCATTGGTGAACTTCCAGTTGAAGCTAATCAGATTATCGATAAATGGAAGCAAAAGCATATCTTTCATGTGGAATCAACTAAAGATGGCGCTTTTATGAATCGATGGGCAAAGGATGGGCTTGATCATGCAAAATAA
- a CDS encoding DMT family transporter: protein MKRDWNLVFIAGLFEIGWVVGLKHAYNLGTWVLTAIAIYASMHFLIVASKKLPVGTTYAVFTGMGTAGTVIFDLTVFGEPFNSMKVFLILLLLCGVIGLKMITEEPENEGEHE, encoded by the coding sequence ATGAAACGGGATTGGAATTTGGTGTTTATTGCTGGTTTGTTTGAAATTGGTTGGGTTGTTGGTTTAAAACATGCTTACAATCTTGGAACATGGGTATTAACGGCAATTGCGATATATGCAAGTATGCACTTTTTAATTGTCGCTTCTAAAAAATTACCAGTAGGAACGACCTATGCAGTATTCACTGGAATGGGGACTGCTGGAACCGTTATTTTTGATTTAACTGTATTTGGAGAACCATTTAATAGTATGAAAGTATTTTTAATTCTATTATTATTGTGCGGCGTAATTGGCCTTAAAATGATTACCGAAGAACCGGAGAATGAAGGTGAACATGAATGA
- a CDS encoding DMT family transporter, producing MAWFYLIIAGAGEVIGVTGINKVNKEKNLNAFVTLFGGFIMSFIFLSIAMESLPMSTAYAVWTGMGTIGSALVGMFVYGESKDWRRILFIGMILSAAVGLKLIS from the coding sequence ATGGCGTGGTTTTATTTGATAATTGCTGGTGCTGGTGAAGTTATTGGTGTAACAGGAATAAATAAGGTAAACAAAGAAAAAAATCTGAATGCTTTTGTAACGCTGTTTGGCGGATTTATCATGAGTTTTATTTTCTTATCCATTGCTATGGAGTCATTACCGATGAGCACAGCCTATGCTGTTTGGACAGGGATGGGGACAATTGGCAGTGCACTCGTTGGCATGTTTGTTTACGGGGAGTCGAAAGATTGGCGCAGGATTCTATTTATTGGTATGATTCTTTCCGCAGCTGTAGGCTTGAAGCTAATCTCTTAA
- a CDS encoding AAA family ATPase, giving the protein MDKLNQAKENLNGVIFGKEEVIDLLVIALLSQGHVLLESVPGTGKTKLAKSFAKVIDGKFSRVQFTPDVLPSDVTGIRFFNPKTQEFELRVGPVVTNILLADEINRATPKTQSSLLEVMEEYQTTIDGETVQVNTPFLVIATQNPVESNYGTFPLPEAQLDRFLFKIDLGYPTNEEEKRILHTYREDDPFEKLEASLSLEEIGSLQEEIKHVTVSEVVADYLLALVQHSRDHADVELGISPRGTLAFMRAAQARALIHSRDYVTPDDVKVLIPYVFEHRLILSMEGSIKKTSLQVVEEIIADVEVPVEVGVEQA; this is encoded by the coding sequence ATGGACAAATTAAATCAAGCGAAAGAAAATTTAAATGGTGTAATTTTTGGTAAAGAAGAGGTTATTGATTTATTAGTTATTGCCTTGCTTTCACAGGGGCATGTTCTGCTCGAGAGTGTACCTGGTACGGGTAAAACTAAACTGGCGAAAAGTTTTGCAAAGGTGATAGATGGGAAATTTAGCCGGGTGCAATTTACTCCGGATGTTTTACCAAGTGATGTCACAGGAATTCGTTTCTTTAATCCAAAAACACAGGAATTTGAACTTCGTGTCGGACCAGTTGTAACAAATATTTTACTGGCAGATGAAATTAATCGTGCAACTCCCAAAACACAATCAAGTCTATTGGAAGTAATGGAAGAATATCAAACGACGATTGACGGGGAAACGGTACAAGTAAATACACCATTTCTAGTTATTGCGACGCAAAATCCGGTAGAGAGCAATTATGGTACATTTCCATTACCCGAAGCACAACTGGACCGTTTCTTATTTAAAATTGATTTAGGCTACCCAACAAATGAAGAGGAAAAACGTATTCTACATACATATCGGGAAGATGATCCTTTTGAAAAACTGGAAGCATCCTTGTCATTAGAGGAGATCGGCTCATTGCAAGAAGAAATAAAACACGTAACTGTTTCAGAGGTGGTAGCTGATTATTTGCTGGCATTAGTACAGCATTCACGTGACCATGCTGATGTTGAACTGGGAATAAGTCCGCGGGGAACGCTTGCTTTCATGCGGGCGGCACAGGCTCGGGCATTAATACATTCTAGAGATTATGTCACTCCAGACGATGTAAAAGTATTAATCCCGTATGTGTTTGAACATCGTCTCATTTTATCGATGGAAGGCTCAATTAAAAAGACATCCCTACAAGTTGTGGAGGAGATCATAGCAGATGTAGAAGTTCCCGTTGAAGTTGGAGTCGAGCAAGCATGA